A genomic window from Algoriphagus sp. Y33 includes:
- a CDS encoding NAD(P)/FAD-dependent oxidoreductase: MSDFLSQPLPNIPKSDLPKVVIIGAGFGGLKLAMKLMNKQFQVILLDKHNYHQFQPLFYQVATAGLEPSAISFPLRKVFHGSKNVTFRMAQVDHFDPKIKRVYTDMGYLDYTYLVMAMGADTNYFGSKSIEETSSPMKTVSEALYIRNKIISNYERAINIEKEEDRKSLMNVVIVGGGPTGVELAGAMADLRNTVLPKDYPELNFHNMKIVLIEAGPELLGPMSKESKESALKYLQDLGVEVMLNTMVKDYDGNEVILADKEVIQTQTLLWAAGIKPNRIGGLEEANYAPNGRIFVDDFSEIKGCPGVYALGDISLMTQETYPKGHPQVAQVAIQQAVCLAHNLHKIEQGKEKRAFKYKDLGSMATVGRKLAVVDLPFIKFQGILAWFTWLFVHLMAILGVKNKLFIFLDWSWNYLSFDPSLRLLIKPKAVRPSEEKAMTEER; this comes from the coding sequence ATGTCGGATTTTCTATCCCAACCCCTTCCAAATATTCCTAAATCGGATTTACCAAAAGTAGTGATCATAGGAGCCGGTTTTGGTGGGCTAAAGCTGGCCATGAAGTTGATGAATAAGCAGTTTCAGGTGATTTTATTGGACAAGCATAATTATCATCAATTTCAGCCATTGTTCTATCAGGTTGCCACAGCAGGGCTAGAGCCCAGCGCGATTTCTTTCCCTCTGCGTAAGGTATTTCATGGATCCAAGAATGTGACTTTCCGGATGGCGCAGGTCGATCATTTTGATCCGAAAATCAAGCGAGTCTACACAGATATGGGTTATCTGGATTACACGTATCTGGTGATGGCTATGGGAGCTGATACCAACTATTTTGGTTCCAAAAGTATAGAAGAGACTTCCTCTCCCATGAAGACAGTGTCTGAGGCACTGTATATCCGAAATAAGATAATTTCTAATTACGAGCGGGCTATTAATATTGAGAAAGAAGAAGACCGCAAGTCCCTTATGAACGTGGTGATTGTGGGAGGAGGGCCAACTGGTGTAGAACTAGCCGGTGCAATGGCGGATCTGAGAAATACTGTATTGCCGAAGGATTACCCTGAGCTCAATTTTCACAACATGAAGATTGTACTCATAGAAGCAGGTCCTGAATTGTTGGGGCCTATGTCCAAAGAGTCTAAAGAAAGTGCTTTAAAGTACCTTCAGGATTTGGGTGTAGAGGTAATGCTGAACACCATGGTGAAGGATTATGACGGCAATGAAGTAATACTCGCGGATAAAGAAGTGATACAGACTCAGACATTGTTATGGGCAGCTGGTATTAAACCTAACAGAATAGGGGGGTTAGAAGAGGCTAATTATGCTCCGAACGGAAGGATTTTCGTAGATGATTTCTCAGAAATAAAAGGATGTCCGGGTGTTTATGCATTAGGAGATATCAGCTTAATGACTCAGGAAACTTATCCCAAAGGGCATCCGCAGGTCGCACAGGTAGCAATTCAGCAGGCAGTCTGTCTGGCTCATAATCTCCACAAAATAGAACAGGGGAAGGAGAAGAGGGCTTTTAAGTACAAGGATCTGGGATCCATGGCGACAGTAGGAAGGAAACTGGCGGTGGTGGATTTGCCTTTTATAAAGTTTCAGGGAATATTGGCCTGGTTTACCTGGTTGTTTGTTCATCTGATGGCTATTCTCGGTGTGAAAAATAAACTGTTTATATTCCTTGATTGGTCTTGGAACTACCTGAGCTTTGACCCCAGTCTGAGGTTACTGATAAAGCCAAAGGCGGTACGGCCCAGTGAGGAGAAGGCAATGACTGAGGAGAGGTAG
- a CDS encoding DUF4890 domain-containing protein, which produces MNKWIFATGLMVMISLSTMAQRKGGERPSAEDRAKKSTERMAESLSLTDAQQEQILAINLAFAKKNEAERKVEMEARKSIVEAKRAELKEQDAKIQAVLTEEQRAKWTEIKAEKMNDRKRGRPKAQIEGDPRKGKRSGDN; this is translated from the coding sequence ATGAACAAATGGATTTTCGCTACAGGACTGATGGTAATGATCAGCCTTAGCACAATGGCGCAAAGAAAAGGAGGAGAAAGACCCAGTGCAGAAGATAGAGCTAAAAAAAGCACGGAACGCATGGCGGAGTCACTCTCCCTCACTGATGCTCAACAGGAACAAATCTTGGCTATCAATTTAGCGTTTGCTAAAAAGAATGAGGCTGAAAGAAAAGTTGAAATGGAAGCCCGTAAGTCAATTGTGGAAGCGAAAAGAGCAGAGTTGAAAGAACAAGATGCTAAAATTCAGGCAGTTTTGACTGAGGAACAAAGAGCGAAATGGACCGAAATCAAGGCTGAAAAAATGAATGATCGCAAGCGAGGCAGACCAAAGGCGCAAATAGAAGGGGATCCTCGAAAGGGAAAAAGATCCGGCGATAACTAA
- a CDS encoding glutamate synthase subunit beta gives MGAKEGFIQFKRETPVTRDAKARIGDYKEIYEPFSGEKLNNQAARCMDCGVPFCHSGCPLGNVIPDFNDAVYKNEWEQAIKILRSTNNFPEFTGRICPAPCEASCVLGINKDPVAIELIEKNIAEKAYELGLIKANPPKTRTGKTVAVIGSGPAGLAAADQLNQAGHEVTLFEKDSKPGGLLRFGIPDFKLEKWVIDRRIEFMKQEGVIFSCNTEIGFNIKADNILKNFDAVVLSTGAGQPRGLNIKGSQSKGVHFAMEFLGQQNKVVSGEISENPISAKGKHVIVIGGGDTGSDCIGTSNRHGAASIMQLELLPKPPQQRNTLNPWPEWPMTLRTSSSHEEGAERVFSVLTKEFVVDGEGQVTGLSLVDLEWVHKDGRMVFEEIAGTERTVPCDLAFLAIGYTGPAQNGLLEAFGVEAMENTLPKSKNYQSTNSKVFLAGDMRRGQSLVVWAISEGREAAVKVDEYLMGKSALPQKDESFFQVEEEIEG, from the coding sequence ATGGGAGCGAAAGAAGGATTTATTCAATTTAAGAGAGAAACCCCTGTTACCCGTGATGCGAAAGCTAGAATAGGTGACTACAAGGAAATATATGAGCCTTTCTCGGGCGAAAAATTAAATAATCAGGCGGCAAGGTGCATGGATTGCGGTGTACCGTTTTGTCACAGTGGCTGCCCACTTGGAAATGTCATTCCGGATTTCAATGATGCGGTTTACAAGAATGAGTGGGAGCAAGCGATCAAAATACTAAGGAGCACAAACAATTTTCCCGAATTCACCGGGAGGATCTGTCCTGCTCCATGTGAAGCTAGCTGCGTATTAGGGATCAACAAGGATCCTGTGGCGATCGAATTGATAGAAAAGAACATTGCGGAGAAAGCTTATGAGCTGGGCTTGATCAAAGCAAATCCACCGAAAACAAGGACAGGTAAAACTGTAGCTGTAATTGGCTCGGGACCTGCAGGACTAGCTGCTGCAGATCAGCTTAATCAGGCGGGACATGAAGTGACGCTTTTCGAAAAAGATTCCAAACCGGGAGGTTTGCTTCGATTCGGGATCCCTGATTTCAAGTTAGAAAAATGGGTCATTGATCGTCGCATCGAATTCATGAAACAAGAAGGTGTAATTTTCTCTTGCAACACCGAGATAGGTTTCAACATCAAAGCGGATAATATTCTCAAAAATTTCGATGCCGTAGTGCTTTCAACAGGGGCAGGGCAACCTAGAGGCCTGAATATAAAAGGATCCCAATCTAAGGGTGTTCACTTTGCCATGGAATTTCTAGGTCAGCAAAACAAAGTAGTGTCTGGAGAAATCAGCGAAAATCCTATTTCCGCAAAAGGGAAACATGTGATCGTAATCGGTGGCGGTGATACAGGAAGTGACTGTATAGGTACTTCGAATAGACATGGAGCAGCATCGATTATGCAGCTTGAGTTGCTACCTAAACCGCCTCAACAGAGAAACACACTTAATCCATGGCCTGAATGGCCTATGACCTTGAGAACATCCAGTTCCCATGAAGAAGGTGCCGAAAGGGTATTCTCTGTTCTTACTAAAGAATTTGTAGTGGATGGGGAAGGTCAAGTGACAGGCTTAAGTCTGGTTGATCTGGAATGGGTTCACAAAGATGGTCGCATGGTCTTTGAAGAAATCGCAGGAACTGAAAGAACTGTTCCGTGTGACTTGGCATTCTTGGCTATTGGCTACACTGGTCCTGCCCAGAATGGATTACTAGAAGCGTTTGGAGTAGAAGCTATGGAAAATACGCTTCCAAAATCTAAAAATTACCAAAGCACAAATTCTAAAGTCTTCTTGGCCGGCGATATGCGCAGAGGTCAATCCCTAGTTGTCTGGGCAATATCCGAAGGCAGAGAAGCTGCCGTGAAAGTGGATGAATATCTAATGGGAAAATCCGCTCTTCCTCAGAAAGACGAATCTTTCTTCCAGGTGGAGGAAGAGATTGAAGGATAA
- the gltB gene encoding glutamate synthase large subunit: MQEGLYRSEFEHDSCGIGAVVDLSAVPSHETISDALYMLSNMEHRGGRGSDPKTGDGAGILIQVPHQFLKDITARTEIELPEVGSYGVGMTFFPKNKQLFHKSKELLNQLIEELGFELIGYRSVPVDETVPGSGALEVMPNIEQLFVKHKKGLTGIELERKLYVLRNYSTSEINTKIPGVNQSFYFASLSSQTLIYKGQLRTDQVLAFYKDLQNPRIGSAFAIVHSRFSTNTFPNWRLAQPFRFLSHNGEINTIKGNLNKMKSKENLMKSKYFTDEELSRLMPITDKQKSDSANLDAMVELLTLSGRSLPHAMMMLVPEAWQDNEVMDRDRKSFYKFHASLVEPWDGPAALLFTDGKSVGATLDRNGLRPLRYFITKDQRLILSSEAGALPIREATILEKGRISPGRMIWADLEKGRVLFDEEVKGEICRKQPYEQWVADQRIKLRLEDDPKTLTHPYSTENIKKHQTIFGYTSEELKVVLSPMGDTAYEAIGSMGADTPLAVLSKESQHISNYFKQLFAQVSNPPIDPIRERLVMSLFTRLGVGQNILEESPKHTRQIHISQPVLLNEDLEKIQKMEGQGYRCATLSSHFLADHKPGRLLEALDKLCNEAEKAISEGKNIIIISDRNGNEEYAPIPSLLAIGAVHHHLVKKKIRTSAGLVLESGDIRETHHFATAIGYGASAINPYMALESLLDMFEKGELPNAKNQKKLFSNYQAAIGKGLLKVLSKMGISTLQSYQSAQIFEAIGLGPDVIDRCFKGTISRISGISFDELAEEVLIRHRAAYETESPILEQGGVYQWKRRGEKHLFNPETIHLLQKSTRLNDYGLYKKFAAKINEQSKDALTLRGLFEFKKRITVPIDEVEPASSIMRRFATGAMSFGSISHEAHSTLAIAMNRIGAKSNSGEGGEDEIRFAKKENGDWERSAIKQVASGRFGVTSNYLANAAELQIKMAQGAKPGEGGQLPGHKVDDWIGRVRHSTPGVGLISPPPHHDIYSIEDLAQLIFDLKNANRKARINVKLVSQAGVGTVAAGVAKAMADVILISGADGGTGASPLSSIRHAGLPWELGLSEAHQTLVKNNLRSRVVLQTDGQLRTGRDLAIATLLGAEEWGISTAALVVEGCIMMRKCHLNTCPVGIATQNPDLRKLFTGDPDHVVNYFQFLVQDLREIMASLGFRTIDEMVGQSNVLQSTGHLNHWKWDKVDLSPIFHKVEVPDHVGIHKQIDQEFELKRVLDRQLIKAAHPSLEQAMASSGSFQIKNIDRSVGAMLSNEISKIYGSPGLPEDTINFKFTGSAGQTFGGFLTKGVNFELEGEANDYFGKGLSGGKLIVYPSRNAKFAPEENIIIGNVAFYGATSGEAYINGKGGERFCVRNSGVHTVVEGIGDHGCEYMTGGLVVNLGEIGRNFAAGMSGGIAYILKEYITEINPELVDIDILEEEDFTTIKTFLKRHVKLTKSGLGTKFLEDWDKSKEKFIKVIPRDYKAVLEKRALEQSKSLA; encoded by the coding sequence ATGCAAGAAGGTTTGTATCGATCGGAGTTTGAGCATGACTCCTGCGGTATAGGTGCGGTTGTTGATCTGAGCGCAGTACCCTCACATGAGACGATTAGCGATGCCTTATATATGCTTAGCAATATGGAGCACCGTGGTGGTCGTGGATCTGATCCTAAGACCGGAGATGGAGCGGGCATATTAATCCAGGTACCACATCAGTTCCTAAAAGATATCACTGCGCGCACTGAAATTGAGCTTCCGGAAGTTGGATCATACGGTGTGGGAATGACTTTCTTTCCAAAGAATAAGCAGTTATTCCACAAATCAAAAGAACTACTTAACCAGCTGATTGAGGAGTTGGGCTTTGAGTTGATCGGCTATCGATCAGTTCCAGTGGATGAGACTGTTCCCGGTTCGGGAGCATTGGAGGTAATGCCTAATATTGAGCAGCTCTTTGTCAAGCACAAAAAAGGCCTGACTGGAATAGAGTTAGAGCGTAAGCTGTATGTACTGAGAAACTATTCTACTTCGGAAATCAACACCAAGATCCCAGGAGTAAATCAGTCATTCTATTTTGCCAGCTTAAGTAGCCAGACACTTATATATAAAGGACAGCTAAGAACTGACCAAGTGTTGGCTTTCTATAAGGACTTACAGAATCCGCGTATAGGCTCCGCATTTGCAATAGTTCACTCCCGATTTTCCACTAATACGTTTCCAAACTGGAGACTAGCCCAACCGTTCCGTTTCCTATCTCACAATGGTGAGATCAATACGATCAAAGGGAATTTGAATAAGATGAAATCGAAGGAAAACCTTATGAAATCGAAGTATTTCACTGATGAGGAGCTTTCCAGATTGATGCCTATTACCGATAAACAAAAGTCGGATTCTGCGAATCTTGACGCGATGGTAGAACTACTGACATTGAGCGGTAGATCTCTCCCTCATGCCATGATGATGCTCGTGCCAGAAGCTTGGCAGGATAATGAAGTCATGGATCGTGATAGAAAATCCTTCTATAAATTCCATGCTTCCCTCGTTGAACCTTGGGATGGTCCAGCAGCTTTGCTATTTACAGATGGAAAATCTGTAGGAGCGACATTGGATAGAAATGGATTGCGTCCGCTTAGATATTTCATCACTAAAGATCAGCGGCTAATCTTATCTTCGGAAGCTGGAGCACTACCTATTCGTGAAGCTACTATACTAGAAAAAGGCCGTATCAGTCCTGGAAGAATGATTTGGGCTGATTTAGAAAAAGGACGCGTGCTATTTGATGAAGAAGTGAAAGGCGAGATTTGCCGCAAGCAACCTTATGAGCAATGGGTTGCAGATCAAAGAATTAAACTTCGTCTTGAAGATGATCCTAAAACACTGACGCATCCATATTCTACTGAGAATATTAAGAAACACCAAACTATTTTTGGATATACTTCTGAGGAGCTCAAAGTAGTATTAAGCCCTATGGGAGATACTGCCTATGAAGCAATTGGCTCCATGGGAGCGGATACTCCTTTGGCCGTTCTATCCAAAGAGAGTCAGCATATTTCCAATTACTTCAAGCAGCTGTTTGCCCAGGTAAGTAATCCGCCGATTGATCCTATCCGTGAACGTCTGGTTATGTCCCTATTCACCCGATTAGGCGTGGGACAGAATATTTTGGAAGAAAGCCCAAAACATACCCGTCAAATCCACATTTCCCAGCCCGTACTTCTGAATGAGGATCTGGAAAAGATTCAAAAGATGGAAGGGCAGGGTTACAGGTGTGCTACTCTATCTAGTCATTTCCTTGCGGATCATAAGCCGGGAAGGCTATTGGAAGCTCTCGACAAGCTTTGTAATGAAGCGGAGAAAGCGATAAGCGAAGGGAAAAACATTATTATTATTTCCGACCGCAACGGCAACGAAGAATATGCGCCTATTCCCTCTCTATTGGCAATAGGAGCTGTCCATCATCATCTGGTCAAAAAGAAAATCAGAACCAGTGCCGGGTTGGTGTTGGAATCCGGAGATATCCGTGAAACACATCATTTCGCCACTGCCATAGGCTACGGGGCTTCTGCCATCAATCCATACATGGCACTGGAGTCGCTATTGGACATGTTTGAAAAGGGAGAACTGCCAAATGCCAAAAACCAGAAGAAACTCTTTTCAAACTATCAGGCTGCGATAGGAAAAGGGCTATTGAAAGTTCTTTCCAAAATGGGAATAAGTACTCTTCAATCGTATCAAAGTGCGCAGATTTTCGAAGCAATAGGCTTGGGGCCTGATGTGATCGACAGGTGCTTCAAAGGAACGATATCGAGAATCTCCGGTATATCCTTTGATGAATTGGCAGAGGAAGTATTAATACGCCACAGAGCGGCTTACGAAACAGAATCCCCGATTCTAGAACAGGGTGGCGTGTACCAATGGAAGAGAAGAGGTGAAAAACACTTGTTCAATCCTGAAACAATCCACTTACTACAGAAATCTACCCGCTTAAATGACTATGGTCTGTACAAGAAATTTGCAGCAAAGATAAATGAGCAAAGTAAAGATGCCTTGACATTAAGAGGCTTATTTGAATTCAAAAAACGAATCACTGTTCCGATAGACGAAGTAGAACCGGCATCTTCCATCATGCGTAGATTTGCTACCGGAGCCATGTCTTTTGGTTCGATTTCCCATGAAGCCCATTCTACATTGGCAATAGCCATGAATAGAATCGGTGCTAAGAGTAACTCAGGAGAAGGAGGAGAAGATGAGATCCGTTTTGCCAAAAAAGAGAATGGGGACTGGGAGCGCTCGGCAATCAAGCAGGTAGCCTCAGGCAGATTCGGGGTTACGAGTAATTACCTTGCAAATGCAGCCGAACTACAAATCAAAATGGCACAGGGAGCCAAGCCCGGAGAAGGCGGTCAGCTTCCCGGACATAAAGTAGATGACTGGATAGGCAGAGTAAGGCATTCCACTCCGGGAGTGGGGTTGATCTCACCCCCACCTCACCACGATATTTATTCCATCGAGGATTTGGCTCAACTGATCTTCGATTTAAAAAATGCAAATAGAAAAGCCAGAATCAACGTTAAGCTTGTTTCTCAAGCCGGTGTAGGTACTGTGGCAGCGGGTGTGGCAAAAGCCATGGCTGATGTGATCCTAATCTCAGGTGCTGATGGTGGAACCGGAGCTTCTCCGTTGAGTTCTATACGCCACGCAGGTTTGCCTTGGGAGCTTGGCCTGTCGGAAGCCCACCAAACCTTGGTGAAAAACAACTTACGTAGCCGTGTGGTCCTTCAAACCGATGGTCAACTCAGAACTGGCCGTGATCTTGCTATTGCGACACTTTTGGGAGCTGAAGAATGGGGTATTTCTACCGCAGCGCTTGTAGTAGAGGGTTGTATCATGATGAGAAAATGCCATCTAAACACCTGCCCGGTAGGTATTGCAACCCAAAATCCAGACTTGAGAAAACTGTTCACAGGAGATCCGGATCACGTGGTGAATTATTTCCAATTCCTGGTGCAGGATCTAAGAGAGATCATGGCTTCACTTGGATTCCGTACCATTGACGAGATGGTAGGTCAAAGCAACGTCCTTCAGTCTACGGGTCATTTGAATCACTGGAAATGGGACAAAGTAGACCTAAGCCCTATTTTCCACAAGGTGGAAGTTCCGGATCACGTGGGTATTCACAAGCAAATCGATCAGGAATTCGAACTGAAAAGGGTGTTGGACCGTCAGTTGATTAAAGCTGCCCACCCTTCCCTTGAACAAGCGATGGCTTCATCCGGAAGTTTCCAGATCAAGAATATAGACAGGTCAGTAGGTGCCATGCTTTCCAATGAAATTTCTAAAATATACGGAAGTCCAGGATTGCCGGAGGATACAATCAATTTCAAATTTACAGGTTCTGCAGGTCAGACTTTCGGCGGGTTCCTTACCAAAGGAGTAAACTTTGAGCTGGAAGGTGAGGCGAATGATTATTTCGGAAAAGGACTTTCCGGAGGCAAATTGATTGTTTATCCTAGTAGAAATGCCAAATTCGCTCCAGAAGAAAATATCATCATCGGTAACGTGGCGTTCTATGGTGCTACTTCCGGAGAAGCATATATCAATGGAAAAGGAGGAGAGCGATTCTGTGTAAGAAATTCCGGTGTTCACACCGTAGTAGAAGGAATAGGCGATCATGGCTGCGAATACATGACAGGCGGATTGGTGGTAAACCTTGGAGAAATCGGAAGGAACTTTGCCGCAGGAATGAGCGGTGGAATAGCTTATATTCTCAAAGAATACATCACTGAAATCAACCCGGAATTGGTAGATATAGATATTCTGGAAGAGGAGGATTTCACTACAATCAAGACATTCCTCAAAAGACACGTGAAACTGACCAAGTCAGGCTTAGGCACTAAATTCCTTGAAGATTGGGATAAATCCAAAGAGAAATTCATCAAGGTAATTCCTAGAGATTACAAGGCAGTTTTAGAGAAAAGAGCATTAGAACAATCAAAATCGTTGGCGTAA